The Pseudomonadota bacterium genomic sequence TGCTCTCCGAGAATGAGAAGAATTCGCACGGGAAGGTGCTCGGCGACTTCACTCTAGACGGCATCCAGCCCGCGCCCAAGGGCGTGCCGCAGATACAGGTGACGCTCAACCTCGACACGGCAAACATGCTGCGCGTCACCGCCCACGACGTGCAGGGCAACCGTGCGCGTGCGCTCACCGTCACCGAGAGGGTGCGCCTACTCTGAGCATGCATTTTACAGTGCGGGCAGCGCGGCGTGGGCGACAGGCAGCCGCGGCACGAGCAGGGAGATGCGCATGATGTGGGCTGGAGCAGCCCTGCGCACCGCAACGGGCCGTCTGATACGGCACGTATCTTCTCTCCCATCAAATGCTCATGCTCGCTCGTCGCGCATACGATTACTATCCCCATCATGCGCTCTCGCGGTCAGTTGAACTCTCTGAGCCGCCGGTGAGCGGTGTGTGCGGAATGCGCGATGCATCGACCGACCAGGATGTTCGGCTCCGCGTCTCACGTCACGCGACGAGTTCTCGATCTCTATAGCATACAGAGGGAGCCGGTCAGCGTGCCTCGTCACGCGTGCGTACCA encodes the following:
- a CDS encoding molecular chaperone DnaK (heat shock protein 70; assists in folding of nascent polypeptide chains; refolding of misfolded proteins; utilizes ATPase activity to help fold; co-chaperones are DnaJ and GrpE; multiple copies in some bacteria), which produces LSENEKNSHGKVLGDFTLDGIQPAPKGVPQIQVTLNLDTANMLRVTAHDVQGNRARALTVTERVRLL